A portion of the Stigmatella aurantiaca DW4/3-1 genome contains these proteins:
- a CDS encoding LysM peptidoglycan-binding domain-containing protein, translating into MIQRHTVRPGESLSTIASKYGIRRWEHIYQYPLNKAFRERTPNASLIRPGDVVIIPDKSPSRQDTPFGDYLEQLFALEEAAIRQQYSFLDRITAFRLIRYPNTPVRQYGGTTLGGGPWPLIIPGAAQVQMPSSWRESPHRERVQFLRDHSNPVIHGAKVDMGHVFAGLDARLRPSRLRLTLTGIPAIEMRSNHEAATYVGDLGSVVAHYGPSAARTLWKKAKVPDLVLQKAYSDWASEEDMLGNIDSYCLPLAPAKTVTQNLLDYYLDPVQGVRKRFSTFLETVRLTQPETRQALDREMFQAALLVLAGDKLMGELYLLFQPSGSMVQVPKTLLYAEAIQWTLEHFTEWCQQRARKE; encoded by the coding sequence ATGATCCAGCGGCACACGGTGAGACCCGGTGAATCCCTGTCCACCATCGCGAGCAAGTACGGCATCAGGCGCTGGGAGCACATCTACCAATACCCCCTGAACAAGGCCTTCCGGGAGCGCACGCCCAACGCCAGCCTCATCCGCCCGGGCGACGTCGTCATCATTCCGGACAAGAGCCCGTCGCGCCAAGACACCCCTTTTGGAGACTACCTGGAGCAGCTCTTCGCGCTGGAGGAGGCAGCGATCCGGCAACAGTATTCGTTCCTGGATCGCATCACGGCGTTCCGGCTGATCCGGTATCCCAACACCCCCGTCCGGCAGTACGGCGGCACCACCCTGGGAGGAGGTCCCTGGCCGCTCATCATTCCGGGGGCCGCGCAGGTCCAGATGCCGTCCTCCTGGCGGGAGAGCCCGCACAGGGAGCGCGTCCAGTTCCTGAGGGACCACTCCAACCCGGTCATCCACGGGGCGAAGGTGGACATGGGGCATGTCTTCGCGGGCCTGGACGCGCGCCTGCGCCCGTCGAGACTCCGCCTCACCCTCACGGGCATCCCCGCCATCGAGATGCGCTCCAACCACGAGGCCGCCACGTACGTGGGGGACCTGGGCAGCGTGGTGGCGCACTACGGGCCCAGCGCCGCGCGCACGCTGTGGAAAAAGGCCAAGGTGCCGGACCTCGTCTTGCAGAAAGCCTATTCCGACTGGGCCAGCGAGGAGGACATGCTGGGCAACATCGACTCGTATTGCCTGCCCTTGGCCCCGGCGAAGACGGTGACCCAGAACCTGCTCGACTACTACCTGGACCCAGTCCAGGGCGTGCGCAAGCGCTTCTCGACATTCCTGGAGACGGTGCGGCTGACCCAGCCAGAAACCCGTCAAGCGCTCGACCGGGAGATGTTTCAAGCGGCCCTGTTGGTGCTCGCGGGAGACAAGTTGATGGGCGAGCTGTACCTTCTTTTCCAGCCCTCGGGCAGCATGGTTCAGGTCCCCAAGACCCTTCTCTACGCGGAAGCCATCCAGTGGACCCTCGAGCACTTCACGGAGTGGTGCCAGCAGCGAGCCCGGAAGGAGTGA
- a CDS encoding serine/threonine protein kinase: MRPAALQEGEEVGPWRVVSPCGRGSYGAVYRVEKTGEPQGEAFALKLALHAWDPRFEREGELLRRVKHESVPRLEDWGEWKVRGGGVYPYLVMEWVEGVGLYEWAAQRLVSSKEVARVLGQVARALEATHKVGGVHRDVKGDNVRVRSGDGRAVLMDFGSGNYEGARPLTHEPPPPGTYEYQSPESLRFQWEGLGQRVGRYEAGPADDVYALGVTAYRVVTGRYPPEVKVEKTEEGYRVLGREWAGPEQWVDGSAEWGELIQQMLSEEPSARGSAAEVAQALERVAERQDPETERRMGSPVEKAAEVRFGRATDGRRARKWVPWVAACVGAAVALSVEWARGACPEEGLETSPWAAQAGEERDAGTVGLADAVLEAPTVLSSLEPASGGVSLDMPKQPFPGQRLPPCEKPLATVNGGCWVRAGDVMPPCGANYYEWKKGCYVPMFSPLRPQTSHPQ, from the coding sequence TGGCGCGGTGTACCGAGTGGAGAAAACGGGGGAGCCGCAGGGCGAAGCGTTCGCGCTGAAGCTGGCGTTGCACGCGTGGGATCCGCGCTTCGAGAGAGAGGGGGAGTTGCTGAGGAGGGTGAAGCACGAGAGCGTGCCGAGGCTGGAGGACTGGGGAGAGTGGAAGGTGCGGGGGGGAGGTGTGTACCCGTATCTGGTGATGGAGTGGGTGGAAGGGGTGGGTTTGTACGAGTGGGCGGCGCAGCGGCTTGTGTCGTCGAAAGAGGTAGCGCGGGTGTTGGGGCAGGTGGCCAGGGCGCTGGAGGCGACGCACAAGGTGGGAGGGGTGCATCGGGACGTAAAGGGAGACAACGTGCGTGTGAGGAGTGGGGACGGGAGGGCGGTGCTGATGGACTTCGGCTCAGGGAATTACGAGGGGGCCCGTCCGCTGACGCATGAGCCGCCGCCGCCCGGGACGTATGAGTACCAGAGCCCCGAGTCGCTGAGATTTCAGTGGGAGGGGCTGGGGCAGCGAGTGGGCCGGTACGAGGCGGGGCCAGCGGACGATGTGTATGCGTTGGGAGTGACGGCGTACCGTGTGGTGACGGGCCGGTATCCACCAGAGGTGAAGGTGGAGAAGACGGAAGAGGGCTACCGGGTATTGGGGCGTGAGTGGGCGGGGCCCGAGCAGTGGGTGGATGGGAGCGCAGAATGGGGCGAACTCATTCAGCAAATGCTTTCGGAAGAGCCGTCAGCGCGAGGCAGCGCTGCCGAGGTGGCCCAAGCGCTGGAGCGCGTTGCGGAGCGCCAGGATCCAGAGACAGAACGGCGTATGGGGTCGCCCGTGGAAAAAGCTGCTGAGGTGCGCTTCGGCCGTGCGACGGATGGGAGGCGAGCCCGGAAGTGGGTGCCGTGGGTGGCGGCATGCGTGGGGGCGGCGGTGGCGCTCTCGGTGGAGTGGGCGCGAGGGGCGTGCCCGGAAGAGGGGCTTGAGACAAGTCCTTGGGCTGCCCAGGCGGGAGAGGAGCGGGACGCGGGAACGGTGGGATTGGCGGATGCCGTGCTCGAAGCGCCCACCGTTCTGTCCTCCCTTGAGCCAGCATCGGGTGGGGTGAGCTTGGACATGCCCAAGCAGCCCTTTCCCGGTCAGCGGCTGCCCCCTTGCGAGAAACCTTTGGCAACGGTCAACGGTGGGTGCTGGGTACGGGCAGGCGATGTGATGCCCCCTTGCGGCGCCAACTATTACGAATGGAAGAAGGGGTGCTACGTGCCCATGTTCTCCCCGCTCCGGCCGCAGACCTCTCACCCGCAGTAG